A single Nicotiana tabacum cultivar K326 chromosome 5, ASM71507v2, whole genome shotgun sequence DNA region contains:
- the LOC107777993 gene encoding cytochrome P450 81C13-like, which yields MENQYSYSFSSYFYLAIALFLLPTLIKYIFHQRRNLPPSPFSFPIIGHLYLLKKTLHLTLTSLSAKYGPVLYLKLGSMPVIVVSSPSAVEECLTKNDIVFANRPKTMAGDKFTYNYTVYVWAPYGQLWRILRRLTVVELFSSHSLQKSSILRDQEVGIFIRSLYKFSKDSSKNIDLTNWSFTFVFNLMTKIIAGRHIVKEEDAGKEKGIEIIEKLRGTFLVTISFLNMCDFLPVFRWIGYKGLEKKMASIHNKRNEFLNSLLDEFRHKKSSVTQSNTTVGNREKKTTLIENLLSLQESEPEFYTDDIIKSIMLVVFIAGTETSSTTIQWVIRLLVAHPDTLYKLRADIDNKVGNKRLLNESDLNKLPYLYCVVNETMRLYPPVPLLLPHFSTEDCIVGGYDVPKNTLLFVNAWAIHRDPKVWEEPDKFKPERFEATEGETERFNYKFVPFGMGRRACPGADMGLRAVSLALGALIQCFDWQIGETESLEESYNSRMTMQNKPLKAVCTPREDLVQHLSNL from the exons ATGGAGAACCAATACTCCTACTCATTCTCTTCCTACTTCTACTTAGCTATAGCACTGTTTCTTCTTCCAACTTTAATCAAATATATTTTCCATCAGAGAAGAAATCTACCTCCAAGTCCATTTTCTTTTCCAATAATTGGTCACCTTTACCTTCTCAAGAAAACTCTCCATCTGACTCTAACATCCTTATCAGCTAAATATGGTCCTGTTTTATACCTCAAGTTGGGCTCTATGCCTGTGATTgttgtgtcctcaccatctgctgTTGAAGAATGTTTAACCAAGAATGATATCGTATTCGCAAATAGGCCCAAGACCATGGCCGGTGACAAGTTTACCTACAATTATACTGTCTATGTTTGGGCACCCTATGGCCAACTTTGGAGAATTCTTCGCCGATTAACTGTCGTTGAACTCTTCTCTTCACATAGCCTACAGAAATCTTCTATCCTTAGAGATCAAGAAGTTGGAATATTTATCCGTTCGTTATACAAATTCTCAAAGGATAGTAGCAAAAATATCGATTTGACCAACTGGTCTTTTACTTTTGTTTTCAACCTTATGACCAAAATTATTGCTGGCAGACATATTGTGAAGGAGGAAGATGCTGGCAAGGAAAAGGGCATAGAAATTATTGAAAAACTTAGAGGGACTTTCTTAGTAACTATATCGTTCTTGAATATGTGTGATTTCTTGCCAGTATTCAGGTGGATTGGTTACAAAGGGCTGGAGAAGAAGATGGCCTCAATtcacaataaaagaaatgaattCTTGAACAGCTTGCTTGATGAATTTCGACACAAGAAAAGTAGTGTTACACAATCTAATACTACTGTTGGAAACAGGGAGAAGAAAACCACGCTGATCGAAAATCTCTTGTCTCTTCAAGAATCAGAGCCTGAATTCTACACAGATGATATCATCAAAAGTATTATGCTG GTAGTTTTTATTGCAGGAACAGAGACCTCATCAACAACCATCCAATGGGTAATAAGGCTTCTTGTAGCTCACCCTGACACATTATATAAGCTACGAGCTGACATTGACAACAAAGTTGGGAACAAACGCTTGCTGAACGAATCTGACCTCAACAAGCTTCCGTATTTGTATTGCGTTGTTAATGAGACAATGAGATTATATCCTCCGGTACCACTTCTATTGCCTCATTTTTCAACTGAAGATTGTATTGTTGGAGGATATGATGTACCAAAAAATACATTGCTATTTGTTAACGCTTGGGCCATTCACAGGGATCCCAAGGTATGGGAGGAGCCTGACAAGTTTAAGCCAGAAAGATTTGAGGCAACGGAAGGAGAAACAGAAAGGTTCAATTATAAGTTTGTACCATTTGGAATGGGAAGAAGAGCGTGCCCTGGAGCTGATATGGGATTGCGAGCAGTTTCTTTAGCATTAGGTGCACTTATTCAATGCTTTGACTGGCAAATTGGGGAAACAGAAAGCTTGGAGGAAAGCTATAATTCTAGAATGACTATGCAAAACAAGCCTTTAAAGGCTGTCTGCACTCCGCGCGAAGATCTTGTCCAGCATCTATCCAACCTCTGA